One region of Polynucleobacter sp. Adler-ghost genomic DNA includes:
- a CDS encoding GTP-binding protein — translation MALIPVTILTGFLGSGKTTLLKHILTAEHGKKIAVIENEFGEENIDNDILVQDNQENIVQMSNGCICCTIRGDLVEALNELWEQRRDKKISFERVVIETTGVANPGPVAQTFFMDDDVADHYVLDAIVTLVDAKHGPQQLTEHEEAQRQVGFADQIFITKTDLVTPAEVDALRNRLMHMNPRAPIQGISKGVVPLDAVLDLKGFNLNAKLDIDPHFLEQDDHDHATCGHDHSHDHHDHSSCGHDHSHDHHGHAGHTDRIQSFVFRSDKPFDHKKLEDFLGGILEVFGEKMLRYKGVLYVKGSNRKVVFQGVHQMMGSDMAGLWGAEPKQTRMVFIGIDLPKDTLLAGLEGCLA, via the coding sequence ATGGCGTTAATTCCGGTAACAATTCTCACAGGCTTTTTGGGGAGCGGCAAAACCACTTTGCTCAAACATATCCTGACTGCAGAGCATGGCAAAAAAATTGCTGTGATTGAGAACGAGTTCGGCGAAGAAAATATCGATAACGACATCTTGGTTCAAGACAATCAAGAGAATATTGTGCAAATGAGCAATGGCTGCATTTGCTGCACCATCCGTGGGGATCTGGTTGAAGCCCTGAATGAGCTTTGGGAGCAACGTAGGGACAAAAAAATTAGTTTTGAGCGCGTGGTTATTGAAACCACTGGAGTGGCTAATCCAGGCCCAGTCGCTCAAACCTTCTTTATGGACGATGACGTAGCGGACCACTATGTTCTGGATGCCATAGTCACTTTGGTGGATGCCAAGCATGGCCCGCAGCAACTGACTGAGCATGAGGAGGCGCAACGCCAAGTAGGCTTTGCAGATCAAATTTTCATTACCAAGACGGATTTGGTGACGCCCGCCGAAGTGGACGCCTTACGTAATCGCCTAATGCATATGAACCCGCGCGCACCGATTCAGGGGATCTCTAAAGGAGTTGTTCCATTAGATGCCGTTTTGGATCTTAAGGGCTTTAATTTAAACGCGAAGCTCGATATTGATCCTCACTTCTTGGAGCAAGATGATCATGACCATGCTACTTGTGGTCATGATCACAGTCATGACCACCACGATCACAGTAGCTGTGGCCATGACCATAGCCACGATCATCATGGTCATGCGGGGCATACAGACCGCATCCAATCCTTCGTTTTTCGTAGTGATAAACCCTTTGACCATAAAAAATTAGAGGACTTCCTGGGCGGAATTTTGGAGGTCTTCGGGGAGAAGATGTTGCGCTACAAAGGCGTCCTCTATGTGAAGGGTAGCAACCGAAAAGTCGTGTTCCAGGGCGTCCATCAGATGATGGGCAGTGATATGGCTGGTTTATGGGGTGCAGAACCCAAGCAAACCCGCATGGTCTTTATCGGGATAGATTTGCCCAAGGACACCCTGCTGGCTGGGCTTGAAGGCTGTTTGGCCTAG
- a CDS encoding MFS transporter has product MLSTIESWLKDFRVYLEWPCLRMLFLGFSAGLPLLLILGTLSFWLREAGIDRSTIGYLTWVGLIYVFKWMWAPLVDRLSIPLLSTFFGRRRSWLLFAQLLIVLGLVGMASIDPKVQLTPIVWCALLVAFGSATQDIALDAFRIESADSDHQAALAATYQTGYRLALIWAGAGVLWLAARAESGATGYDPTAWQFAYLCMALSIGVGVITTLFSKEPIRIELAKARNAKAWLHQTLIEPFADFIRRYGWHAILILSLIAIYRISDVVMGIMANPFYVDMGYTKDEVAAVSKVFGVVMTLVGAFVGGVLTLRFGVMRILFLGAILSAVSNLLFAWLATQGHDLHGLIWVISADNLSSGIATAAFIAFLSALTNIQYSATQYALFSSMMLLLPKWLAGFSGVFVNHFGYASFFISTAIIGAPVLILIWLAIHFKVVEFKKHDSQIAK; this is encoded by the coding sequence GTGCTTAGTACGATTGAGTCCTGGCTGAAAGATTTTCGGGTTTATCTCGAATGGCCTTGTCTCCGAATGCTCTTCTTGGGCTTTTCTGCAGGCTTACCGCTGCTACTGATTTTAGGAACGCTGAGTTTCTGGCTTAGAGAGGCTGGCATAGATCGCAGTACGATTGGTTACCTCACTTGGGTTGGTTTGATCTACGTGTTTAAGTGGATGTGGGCTCCTTTAGTGGACCGGCTATCCATTCCTTTGCTATCTACATTTTTTGGTAGAAGGCGTAGCTGGCTACTTTTTGCGCAGTTGCTAATTGTTCTTGGCTTAGTTGGTATGGCCAGCATTGACCCTAAGGTTCAACTTACGCCGATTGTGTGGTGCGCACTCTTGGTTGCCTTTGGCTCTGCCACGCAAGATATTGCTTTAGATGCTTTTCGGATTGAGTCTGCCGATAGCGATCATCAAGCAGCATTAGCCGCTACGTATCAAACAGGCTATCGACTCGCTTTAATTTGGGCTGGGGCTGGCGTTCTTTGGTTGGCTGCTCGCGCTGAGTCAGGCGCTACTGGCTATGATCCAACTGCCTGGCAATTTGCCTATCTTTGTATGGCACTCTCGATTGGTGTGGGGGTGATCACTACCTTGTTTAGCAAGGAGCCTATTCGTATTGAGCTTGCCAAAGCCCGTAATGCAAAGGCATGGCTACATCAAACTTTGATTGAGCCATTTGCAGATTTTATTCGGCGCTATGGGTGGCACGCGATTTTGATTTTGTCATTAATTGCCATCTATCGTATTAGTGATGTGGTGATGGGGATTATGGCAAACCCGTTCTATGTTGATATGGGCTACACCAAAGATGAAGTTGCGGCAGTTAGCAAGGTCTTTGGTGTAGTGATGACCTTGGTCGGTGCCTTTGTTGGTGGAGTTCTGACCTTGCGTTTTGGCGTGATGCGTATTTTATTTCTGGGCGCGATTTTATCGGCCGTCAGCAATTTGTTATTTGCTTGGCTTGCCACTCAAGGCCATGACTTGCATGGATTGATCTGGGTCATCTCTGCCGATAATCTGAGTTCCGGAATTGCAACGGCAGCATTTATTGCGTTCTTATCAGCTTTGACGAATATTCAGTATTCTGCAACGCAGTACGCATTGTTTAGTTCGATGATGCTCTTATTGCCAAAGTGGCTTGCTGGTTTTTCGGGCGTCTTTGTAAATCACTTTGGCTACGCAAGCTTTTTTATAAGTACTGCGATTATTGGTGCGCCAGTTTTAATTCTGATTTGGCTCGCCATTCACTTCAAAGTAGTCGAGTTTAAAAAGCACGATTCACAGATCGCTAAATAA
- the argB gene encoding acetylglutamate kinase: MTKQSPSISEIPPLLKAEILAEALPYIRAYHGKTIVIKYGGNAMVEERLKESFARDVILLKLVGMNPVVVHGGGPQIDEALKKIGKTGTFIQGMRVTDEETMEVVEWVLGGEVQQDIVMLINHFGGQAVGLTGKDGGLIRAKKMLVADEKKAGGTIDLGFVGEIEAINPAVVKALQDDAFIPVISPIGFSEEGQAYNINADLVAGKMAEILHAEKLVMMTNIPGVMDKSGKLLTDLTAREIDGLFADGTISGGMLPKISSALDAAKSGVNSVHIIDGRIEHSLLLEILTEQAFGTMIRSR; the protein is encoded by the coding sequence ATGACTAAGCAATCCCCATCCATTAGCGAAATCCCTCCTTTATTAAAGGCAGAGATTTTGGCCGAGGCCCTGCCTTACATTCGTGCTTATCACGGTAAAACGATTGTGATTAAGTACGGCGGAAACGCGATGGTCGAAGAGCGCCTCAAAGAAAGTTTTGCGCGCGATGTCATTTTGCTTAAGCTGGTTGGTATGAACCCCGTAGTAGTGCATGGCGGCGGCCCGCAAATTGATGAAGCCCTCAAGAAGATTGGTAAGACTGGTACCTTTATTCAAGGTATGCGCGTCACCGATGAAGAGACTATGGAAGTGGTGGAGTGGGTTCTCGGTGGCGAAGTACAGCAAGATATTGTGATGTTGATTAATCACTTTGGTGGTCAGGCAGTCGGTTTGACTGGCAAAGACGGCGGCTTGATTCGTGCAAAGAAGATGCTGGTTGCCGATGAAAAAAAGGCTGGTGGAACTATTGATTTAGGTTTTGTTGGCGAGATTGAGGCGATTAACCCTGCAGTTGTAAAAGCATTACAGGACGACGCCTTTATTCCCGTGATCTCTCCGATTGGATTTAGCGAAGAGGGTCAGGCCTACAACATTAATGCCGACTTAGTGGCTGGTAAGATGGCAGAAATTTTGCATGCAGAGAAATTAGTCATGATGACGAATATTCCTGGAGTGATGGATAAAAGCGGTAAGCTTTTAACGGACCTGACTGCACGTGAAATTGATGGTCTATTTGCTGACGGTACTATTTCTGGCGGTATGTTGCCAAAGATTTCTTCTGCATTAGATGCCGCAAAGAGCGGCGTCAATTCAGTACATATCATTGATGGACGAATTGAGCACTCCCTATTGTTGGAGATTCTGACAGAGCAAGCATTTGGAACAATGATCCGTTCCCGTTAA
- a CDS encoding tyrosine recombinase XerC, which translates to MSQAPADLHPLVLEYLHELHVLRQLSPHTLKAYRMDLSELQALAADDAIDLLKVSNAHVRRWAGRLHSKGKSSRTIARALSAWRGWYDWLTEKDARRDTQAGRLTANLVANPVDDVKAPKRLKSLPKALSVEQALSLVNQAVKEAEEKKDLETVRDAAIIDLLYSSGLRLSELLGIDVMQSKDRQQESAGWLDWDAAEVTVLGKGGKRRSVPIGGPAMQSLKVWRAARDLLAQADVSMALFISATGARLSPRTVQARLRTLAMRAGLPTHVHPHMMRHSFASHVLQSSQDLRAVQEMLGHASIASTQIYTSLDFQHLAQAYDKAHPRAKAGKA; encoded by the coding sequence ATGAGCCAAGCGCCAGCTGATCTGCATCCCCTGGTGCTGGAATATTTGCATGAGCTGCATGTATTGAGACAGCTCTCACCGCATACGCTTAAAGCCTACCGTATGGATCTCAGTGAGTTGCAGGCGCTGGCAGCAGATGATGCTATTGACTTATTAAAGGTAAGCAATGCTCATGTACGTCGCTGGGCAGGTCGCTTACATTCAAAGGGAAAATCATCTCGCACGATTGCAAGAGCGCTTTCTGCTTGGCGTGGCTGGTATGACTGGTTGACCGAGAAAGATGCGCGTCGAGATACGCAGGCGGGAAGGTTGACTGCAAATCTAGTGGCTAATCCTGTTGATGATGTAAAGGCACCCAAACGTTTAAAGTCTTTACCTAAAGCACTTTCAGTTGAGCAGGCACTCTCTTTAGTAAATCAAGCCGTAAAAGAGGCTGAAGAAAAAAAAGATCTAGAGACTGTGCGTGACGCAGCGATCATTGATTTGCTCTATTCCTCGGGCCTACGTTTATCAGAACTTCTTGGGATTGATGTAATGCAAAGCAAAGATCGCCAACAGGAGTCTGCCGGGTGGTTGGATTGGGATGCTGCAGAGGTCACGGTTTTGGGTAAAGGCGGCAAACGTCGCTCAGTTCCCATAGGTGGGCCAGCAATGCAATCTCTCAAAGTCTGGCGTGCAGCTCGAGACCTGCTTGCGCAGGCAGATGTATCAATGGCTTTATTTATTTCTGCAACAGGCGCTCGCTTATCTCCCCGGACGGTTCAGGCGCGTTTACGGACTTTGGCGATGAGGGCGGGCCTACCAACCCATGTTCATCCACATATGATGCGTCATAGCTTCGCTAGCCATGTATTGCAGTCCTCTCAGGATTTGAGGGCGGTGCAGGAGATGCTAGGGCATGCCAGCATTGCCAGCACCCAAATTTACACCTCCTTAGATTTCCAGCACTTAGCGCAGGCATACGATAAGGCTCATCCTCGTGCAAAAGCCGGCAAAGCTTGA
- the gatB gene encoding Asp-tRNA(Asn)/Glu-tRNA(Gln) amidotransferase subunit GatB gives MMQWEIVIGLETHAQLQTQSKIFSGASTRFGAGPNTQACAVDLALPGVLPVLNRQAVEHAIRFGLAVNAKISPASIFARKNYFYPDLPKGYQISQMDLPIVVGGHLEILVGDQIKVVELTRAHMEEDAGKSVHEEGFLGPHGEASSGIDLNRAGTPLLEIVTEPVMRSAAEAVAYAKALHTLVVWLGVCDGNMQEGSFRCDANVSVRPIGQKEFGTRCEIKNLNSFRFLEEAIQYEVRRQIELIEDGGKVVQETRLYDPDRQETRSMRSKEDANDYRYFPDPDLLPVVIDDAWIADVRSKMPALPAQLREEWQSEFGLSAYDTQLLTQDRDTAKIFEELLAIVGKSLAKAAANLIAGELASSLNRAGIATADVPLKAEHLAPLLTRVSDGTISNKIAKEIFAILWEEAIAGKAISTVDQVIEARGLKQISDSGELEAMIDKVLAANEKSVEEFRSGKEKAFNALVGQIMKASQGKANPGQVNELLRKKLS, from the coding sequence ATGATGCAATGGGAAATCGTTATTGGTCTTGAGACCCATGCGCAGTTACAAACACAATCTAAAATCTTTAGTGGGGCTAGTACACGTTTTGGTGCCGGCCCAAATACCCAAGCCTGCGCAGTTGACTTGGCTTTACCTGGGGTATTACCAGTATTAAACCGTCAAGCGGTTGAGCATGCTATTCGATTTGGCTTGGCAGTAAATGCCAAGATTTCGCCAGCAAGTATTTTTGCGCGCAAGAATTATTTCTATCCTGACTTGCCAAAGGGTTACCAGATTAGTCAGATGGACCTTCCCATAGTCGTTGGTGGTCATTTGGAAATATTAGTTGGTGATCAAATCAAAGTGGTGGAGCTCACACGCGCCCACATGGAAGAAGACGCCGGTAAGTCGGTTCATGAAGAAGGCTTCTTAGGCCCCCACGGTGAGGCATCTAGTGGTATCGACTTAAATCGTGCCGGCACCCCATTGTTGGAAATTGTGACAGAGCCAGTGATGCGTAGTGCTGCTGAGGCGGTGGCTTATGCAAAAGCACTTCACACTCTCGTGGTCTGGTTGGGAGTATGCGATGGCAATATGCAAGAAGGTTCTTTCCGATGTGATGCGAATGTATCTGTTCGCCCTATAGGTCAAAAAGAATTTGGCACCCGTTGCGAGATTAAGAACTTAAATTCCTTCCGCTTTTTAGAAGAGGCGATTCAATACGAAGTGCGTAGACAAATTGAATTGATTGAGGATGGTGGCAAAGTTGTCCAAGAAACCCGCCTATACGATCCCGATCGTCAAGAGACTCGCAGCATGCGCAGTAAAGAAGACGCAAATGACTATCGATATTTCCCGGATCCAGATTTATTGCCAGTAGTGATTGATGATGCTTGGATTGCGGATGTCCGCAGCAAGATGCCAGCGTTACCGGCACAGCTTCGTGAAGAGTGGCAAAGCGAATTTGGCTTAAGCGCCTACGATACGCAATTGCTTACGCAAGATCGCGACACTGCCAAGATATTTGAAGAGCTACTAGCGATTGTTGGTAAGTCTTTGGCAAAGGCTGCGGCTAACCTGATAGCGGGTGAGCTTGCTTCATCGCTCAATCGCGCTGGAATTGCTACTGCAGATGTGCCACTAAAAGCAGAGCATTTGGCACCGCTATTAACTCGCGTATCAGACGGCACGATCTCCAACAAAATTGCAAAAGAAATCTTCGCAATTTTGTGGGAAGAGGCTATCGCAGGCAAAGCCATCAGCACTGTTGATCAAGTGATTGAAGCTAGGGGTTTAAAGCAGATTAGCGATAGTGGCGAACTTGAGGCCATGATTGATAAGGTTTTGGCGGCAAACGAGAAGTCGGTTGAAGAGTTCCGCTCTGGTAAGGAAAAAGCATTTAACGCTTTAGTTGGTCAGATCATGAAAGCCTCGCAAGGTAAGGCTAATCCAGGGCAAGTGAATGAGCTTCTGCGTAAAAAGCTGAGCTAA
- the slmA gene encoding nucleoid occlusion factor SlmA: MRDSFDPSASEIETTTAEEGKTRKRPRPGERRLQILQVLAEMLQNPKGERVTTAALAAKIQVSEAALYRHFASKAQMFEGLIAFIEQTVFGLINQINQKEESGLAQARGILQMLLFFAEKNPGMTRVLLGDALLQEDDRLQERITQVLDRVEASLKQALRIAQTQGGSWANVSQDEVSIRAAMLMSYVLGRWHRFARSGFKKLPTEASDISLRILLSE, encoded by the coding sequence ATGCGTGATTCTTTTGACCCTAGCGCCTCAGAGATTGAGACGACAACTGCCGAAGAGGGCAAGACACGCAAGCGCCCACGTCCGGGGGAGCGCCGCCTACAGATTTTGCAAGTGTTGGCAGAGATGTTGCAAAACCCCAAAGGTGAGCGTGTAACGACTGCGGCATTAGCTGCAAAAATTCAAGTCTCAGAAGCGGCGCTCTATCGACATTTCGCCAGTAAGGCGCAGATGTTTGAGGGCCTAATTGCATTTATTGAGCAAACGGTTTTTGGTCTGATTAATCAGATTAACCAAAAAGAAGAGTCTGGGCTTGCGCAAGCGCGTGGCATTTTGCAGATGCTTTTATTCTTTGCAGAAAAGAATCCTGGTATGACGCGCGTGCTTTTGGGTGACGCTCTATTGCAAGAAGACGATCGCTTGCAAGAGCGTATTACACAAGTACTTGATCGTGTTGAGGCATCTTTAAAGCAGGCACTGCGTATCGCTCAAACTCAAGGTGGTTCGTGGGCAAATGTATCTCAAGATGAAGTCAGCATTCGTGCGGCGATGTTGATGAGTTATGTTTTGGGCCGTTGGCATCGCTTTGCTCGTAGCGGCTTTAAAAAGCTTCCAACTGAAGCGTCTGACATCAGTCTTCGCATTCTTCTATCCGAATGA
- a CDS encoding DUF484 family protein, whose protein sequence is MSAIDPKQAEQEELVAEWLRATPGFFERYANLLNEIRLKHPHEDRAISLQERQMTLLRTQNQELNRRLSEMLHFGSRNDKTQQSLVAWLLRLMRANTKADVESAVTAGLAEVFEVESAKLLSPNTAFGPWIDTPLCGSAKELAAASVDLLATQVTIDPEWQSMVAIGLPLGKSIGVAQSPAVLLLASKDESRFTADMGAFYLRQIAELTAAALDRTQAYEPSAS, encoded by the coding sequence ATGAGCGCAATCGATCCTAAGCAAGCCGAGCAAGAAGAATTGGTAGCAGAGTGGTTGCGAGCTACCCCAGGTTTTTTTGAGCGTTATGCCAATCTCTTGAATGAGATTCGTTTAAAACATCCTCACGAGGATCGTGCAATCTCTTTGCAAGAACGCCAGATGACTTTGTTGCGCACACAGAATCAAGAGCTCAATCGTCGCTTGAGTGAGATGCTGCATTTTGGAAGTCGTAATGACAAAACCCAGCAAAGCTTAGTGGCTTGGTTATTACGTTTAATGCGGGCCAACACCAAGGCGGATGTGGAATCTGCAGTGACTGCAGGTTTGGCCGAAGTGTTTGAAGTCGAGTCAGCAAAACTCTTGTCACCCAATACTGCATTTGGCCCATGGATTGATACGCCATTATGTGGCTCAGCCAAAGAGCTGGCTGCAGCGAGTGTGGATTTGCTGGCAACCCAAGTGACTATCGATCCTGAGTGGCAAAGTATGGTGGCTATTGGTCTACCGCTAGGTAAAAGTATTGGCGTAGCGCAATCGCCAGCAGTACTTTTGTTGGCAAGCAAAGACGAGTCCCGTTTTACTGCCGATATGGGCGCGTTCTATTTGCGTCAGATTGCTGAACTCACCGCTGCAGCTTTGGATCGTACCCAGGCTTATGAGCCAAGCGCCAGCTGA
- the dksA gene encoding RNA polymerase-binding protein DksA: protein MSEKDYMNAGQLDFFRQKLLTLKSDILKNASETTEHLRENILVPDPADRATIEEEHALELRTRDRERKLLKKVEQALARIESGDYGWCEETGEPIGLNRLIARPTANLSLEAQERRELRQKLFGD, encoded by the coding sequence ATGTCCGAAAAGGACTATATGAATGCAGGCCAGTTAGATTTTTTCCGTCAGAAGTTATTGACCTTAAAGTCTGACATTCTGAAGAATGCTTCAGAAACGACAGAGCATTTACGCGAAAACATTTTGGTTCCCGATCCTGCGGACCGTGCAACGATTGAAGAAGAGCATGCTCTTGAGCTACGCACACGTGATCGTGAGCGTAAGCTATTGAAAAAAGTAGAGCAGGCTTTAGCCCGCATTGAATCGGGTGATTACGGTTGGTGTGAAGAGACTGGTGAGCCAATTGGCTTGAACCGCCTCATTGCACGACCAACGGCCAACCTATCTCTAGAGGCGCAAGAGCGCCGTGAACTACGTCAAAAGTTGTTTGGCGATTAA
- a CDS encoding homoserine O-acetyltransferase, with the protein MSELNLSRNTIHFAEPLPLQSGAILSSYDLVIETYGKLNADKSNAVLVCHALNASHHVAGPNPDDAKDIGWWDNMIGPGKPVDTNRFFVIGVNNLGSCFGSTGPMSINPATSKPYGADFPVITVEDWVNTQARLADKLGIRRFAAVMGGSLGGMQALAWSIQFPKRLAHCLVIASTPKLSAQNIAFNEVARNAILSDPDFHGGNYYEHGVVPKRGLKLARMVGHITYLSDDDMAEKFGRELQRPHGESQDYRFSFDVEFEVESYLRHQGDKFSTYFDANTYLLITRALDYFDPARRYEGSLNRALAEVQARFLVVSFSTDWRFPPNRSREIVESLLSNKSEVSYVEIDAPHGHDAFLLDDPRYHNLIRAYFEQMLEAKS; encoded by the coding sequence ATGAGCGAGCTAAACCTCTCTAGAAATACTATCCATTTTGCCGAGCCCTTGCCTTTGCAAAGTGGCGCCATTTTATCGAGCTACGATTTAGTTATTGAAACTTACGGCAAGCTCAATGCCGATAAAAGTAATGCTGTTCTAGTTTGTCATGCGCTCAATGCATCACACCATGTAGCTGGTCCTAATCCAGATGATGCAAAAGATATCGGCTGGTGGGATAACATGATTGGGCCAGGCAAGCCGGTAGACACCAATCGCTTCTTTGTGATTGGCGTTAATAATCTAGGTTCTTGCTTTGGATCTACTGGTCCCATGAGCATCAATCCTGCCACTAGCAAGCCGTATGGCGCAGACTTCCCAGTGATTACGGTGGAAGATTGGGTAAACACCCAGGCGCGCTTAGCCGATAAGTTAGGCATTCGCCGTTTTGCCGCAGTAATGGGTGGAAGCTTAGGCGGAATGCAGGCATTAGCCTGGTCTATTCAATTCCCAAAACGCCTTGCTCATTGCTTGGTAATCGCCTCGACGCCAAAACTGAGCGCACAGAACATTGCATTTAATGAAGTAGCACGCAATGCGATTTTGTCAGATCCCGACTTTCATGGTGGTAATTACTACGAGCATGGCGTAGTGCCAAAGCGCGGCCTAAAACTCGCTCGCATGGTAGGCCATATTACCTATTTATCTGACGATGACATGGCAGAAAAGTTTGGGCGCGAGCTGCAAAGACCCCATGGCGAATCCCAGGACTATCGTTTTAGTTTTGATGTTGAGTTTGAGGTTGAAAGTTATTTACGCCATCAAGGCGATAAGTTTTCCACTTACTTTGATGCCAACACTTATTTGCTGATTACGAGAGCGCTAGATTATTTTGATCCGGCTCGTCGTTATGAGGGTAGCTTAAATCGCGCCCTAGCTGAAGTCCAGGCTAGATTCTTGGTAGTGAGCTTCTCTACAGATTGGCGTTTCCCACCTAATCGCAGTCGTGAGATTGTGGAGTCTTTACTTAGCAATAAGAGTGAAGTTAGTTATGTAGAAATTGATGCCCCGCATGGGCACGATGCTTTCTTGTTAGATGATCCTCGTTATCACAATCTAATTCGTGCTTATTTCGAACAAATGCTAGAGGCAAAATCATGA
- the metW gene encoding methionine biosynthesis protein MetW has product MKRADFAAIANWIEPNSEVLDLGCGDGSFLEYLQKQKPVHAYGVEIDDARVLSCIQKSLNVIQQNLEGGLALFENNSFDTVVLSQTLQTIHETEKILREVVRVGKESIVSFPNFGHWSHRLAVGFGRMPVSKSLPYQWYNTPNVRVLTVADFEKLASSLGLQILDQCILHEGRQVTLMPNLFGSLALFRVRRA; this is encoded by the coding sequence ATGAAGCGCGCTGACTTTGCTGCAATAGCGAACTGGATTGAGCCCAATAGTGAAGTGCTTGATCTCGGTTGTGGTGACGGCAGTTTCTTAGAGTATTTGCAAAAGCAAAAACCAGTTCATGCCTATGGGGTTGAGATTGATGATGCGCGCGTACTTTCTTGCATACAAAAAAGTTTGAATGTGATTCAGCAAAACTTAGAGGGTGGCCTAGCCTTGTTTGAGAACAATAGCTTTGACACAGTTGTGCTCTCACAGACCTTGCAAACGATTCATGAAACTGAAAAGATTTTGCGTGAAGTGGTCAGGGTTGGTAAGGAATCAATTGTTTCTTTCCCGAATTTTGGCCATTGGTCACATCGCCTAGCGGTTGGCTTTGGCCGTATGCCCGTTTCTAAGAGCTTGCCATACCAGTGGTACAACACGCCTAACGTGCGCGTTCTCACAGTGGCTGATTTTGAAAAGCTGGCCTCGAGCTTGGGCTTGCAGATTTTGGATCAATGCATCTTGCATGAAGGGCGACAAGTTACTTTGATGCCTAATCTTTTTGGAAGCCTAGCGCTGTTCCGCGTTCGACGTGCTTAG